Genomic window (Syngnathus typhle isolate RoL2023-S1 ecotype Sweden linkage group LG19, RoL_Styp_1.0, whole genome shotgun sequence):
TGCCTAGATCCAGCTGCACCACCGCTAAGGAAATCACATGTCAAGAAATAGCCGTGCCGCTGTGTAAAGGTATCGGCTACAATTACACCTACATGCCCAACCAATTCAACCACGACACGCAAGATGAAGCAGGACTGGAAGTCCACCAATTCTGGCCTCTGGTGGAGATCCAATGCTCGCCCGatctcaagttctttttgtgCAGCATGTACACGCCGATTTGTCTGGAGGACTACAAAAAGCCGCTGCCTCCTTGCAGGAGCGTGTGTGAAAGAGCTCGGGCTGGCTGCGCGCCCCTCATGAGGCAGTACGGCTTTCCATGGCCGGACCGGATGAAATGTGACCTGCTCCCGGTGCTCGGCAACCCAGACACGCTTTGCATGGACTATAACAGAACAGACTCGACCACCGTGTCGCCCGTCCTCCCGAAGCCCACTAACCATCCCGCCAAGGGTTTCAACCCACCTAAGACGAAGCCAGGTAGACCCAGTCCGCCTCGGAAGTACAAGCCGGCTGCGGGTGCCTGCGATCCAGGTTGCAAGTGCTTGGAGCCGATGGTTCCGGTCAACACGGAACGCCATCCGTTATACAACCGCGTGAAAACTGGCCAGATTACCAACTGCGCCGTGCCTTGCCACAGTCCCTATTTCACCCACGACGAGAGAGCTTTTACAGCTTTCTGGATCGGACTTTGGTCCGTGCTGTGTTTTGTGTCAACTTTTGCCACAGTTGCCACCTTCCTCATAGACATGGAGCGCTTCAAGTATCCAGAGAGGCCCATCATCTTCCTCTCCGCCTGCTACATGTTCGTGTCCATCGGCTACATCGTCAGACTCATCGCCGGGCACGAGAAAGTTGCCTGCAGCAGGGACTTGGACGTGGAGCACATCCACTACGAGACGACGGGACCGGCACTGTGCACGGTGGTCTTCCTTCTTATTTACTTCTTTGGCATGGCCAGCTCCATCTGGTGGGTCATCTTGTCTCTCACTTGGTTCCTGGCAGCAGGGATGAAGTGGGGCAACGAAGCCATCGCCAGTTATTCCCAGTACTTCCATTTGGCGGCGTGGCTCATCCCCAGCATGAAATCCATAGCGGTTCTGGCTCTGAGTTCTGTGGACGGGGACTCGGTGGCCGGGATCTGCTACGTGGGGAACCAGAACCTGGACAACCTGCGTGGCTTTGTCCTCGCTCCTCtggtgatttatttattcataggcACCATGTTCCTTTTGGCCGGATTTGTGTCTCTGTTCAGGATCCGCAACGTCATCAAGCAAGGCGGCACCAAGACTGATAAACTGGAAAGGCTCATGATTCGAATCGGGGTCTTCACGGTGCTCTACACGGTTCCGGCCACTATCATCGTGGCGTGTTATTTCTACGAGCAGCACAATCGGCAGAACTGGGAAATAACCCACAACTGCTCCAACTGTTTACACGAGAGGGACCGAAGGAGGCCGGACTATGCCGTCTTTATGCTCAAGTACTTCATGTGCCTTCTAGTGGGCATCACATCCGGAGTGTGGATCTGGTCCGGCAAAACTTTAGACTCTTGGAGGACTTTCTGCACCAGGTGCTGTTGGGGCAGCAAAGCCACGAGCGGCTCCATGTACAGCGACGTGAGCACGGGACTGACGTGGAGGTCAGGCACGGCCAGCTCTGTGTCTTGCCCAAAGCAGATGCCATTGTCGCAGGTTTGaatacaagaaaaacaaaaagcagctTATGTGGACTGCTAATTGTTTGGGAGATAACCCATCACACCCTGTCTTAAGACATTTGCATTGTAATGAACTGCTGCTGAGGTGCTGCCCTCCTTTCTCCTCAAACTGTGGGGAGAACTTTGAAACAATGTCCAGGCATTCACACAGGTTTAATTCCTCCCTGTTTATACGGATTAGAGGCTCATCTCCTATTTTTGGAGGGCATTACTTGTTGTAGCCAGTAACAAACTTCatacaaagctttttttttttttttttttttttttttttttttattaaacattttgtaTCTCGTGCCAGATAATGCTGAAATGTCAATCATGTTAAATATGGTTTAAAT
Coding sequences:
- the fzd8a gene encoding frizzled-8a, with the protein product MEPDLFGIYLLLSLALLPRSSCTTAKEITCQEIAVPLCKGIGYNYTYMPNQFNHDTQDEAGLEVHQFWPLVEIQCSPDLKFFLCSMYTPICLEDYKKPLPPCRSVCERARAGCAPLMRQYGFPWPDRMKCDLLPVLGNPDTLCMDYNRTDSTTVSPVLPKPTNHPAKGFNPPKTKPGRPSPPRKYKPAAGACDPGCKCLEPMVPVNTERHPLYNRVKTGQITNCAVPCHSPYFTHDERAFTAFWIGLWSVLCFVSTFATVATFLIDMERFKYPERPIIFLSACYMFVSIGYIVRLIAGHEKVACSRDLDVEHIHYETTGPALCTVVFLLIYFFGMASSIWWVILSLTWFLAAGMKWGNEAIASYSQYFHLAAWLIPSMKSIAVLALSSVDGDSVAGICYVGNQNLDNLRGFVLAPLVIYLFIGTMFLLAGFVSLFRIRNVIKQGGTKTDKLERLMIRIGVFTVLYTVPATIIVACYFYEQHNRQNWEITHNCSNCLHERDRRRPDYAVFMLKYFMCLLVGITSGVWIWSGKTLDSWRTFCTRCCWGSKATSGSMYSDVSTGLTWRSGTASSVSCPKQMPLSQV